The sequence below is a genomic window from Ignavibacteria bacterium.
CAGTGCATAAGCAAGTCCAATCTGAAAAATTCCAAGAAATGCAACCATCAAAAAATCATTCGCTGAAATTAGGAAAGACGGAAAAACAGAATTCAAGCAAATTAGGGAGACAAGAATATTCCCCAGAAATATTGATGGAAGAGTAAACTCAGATGAATTTTTTCTGACACCGATTAGAAATGCAGCAAAACAAATTCCCGAAAGGAGTGCAATTATATTTCCTTCGAAGTGGGCGGGAGTTATCTCTCCGACGAAAAA
It includes:
- a CDS encoding EamA/RhaT family transporter, which produces FFVGEITPAHFEGNIIALLSGICFAAFLIGVRKNSSEFTLPSIFLGNILVSLICLNSVFPSFLISANDFLMVAFLGIFQIGLAYALFSYAIKRIEGIEAALIAMLEPILNPIWVLLGYGEIPSLFAVIGGIIILTTIGIRAFVIETKP